GCTCTTCACCCAACGGTGGCGGCTGTGCGTCAGTCCGAAGTGTTGCtgcgtcccccgtcccccccgtccccccccggtCCGGCCGCAGTGGTCTGCTCCGTGTTGCCTAGGTGAGCCACACCGGGGCGGCGCTGCCAGCTGAGACTTCCAGAGCTTTCTGTGACCATGGGCTCCTCTTTGGGGACGGCGCCCCCCCCCTAGGCTCACATAACGGAGTCGCTGCCTACTCAGGTATGCTGGTTAACCCGTCTTTGTCGAGTCGTGTCTCTAGCTCACTTTAGGTGAGGCGCCACGTGGTTGTCATGACAACAGAAAGAGTGAGTTGCGCATGGAGCAGGTTGATGTGCAGCTGGGTTTGACAGGCAGACCCTCCTCCATCTTcagtcagtggggggggggggggtgggttcacactcactcactcactcgctcgctcacagACCTTGAAGCAGTGTGGTAGAGGTGCATTATTCTGAAGGGGTGGTTCCTCAGGTCCACTCTCTGTGGGGGGATGTAGCCTAGCTCCTAGCTCCTAGCGCTAGCGCCCTGTGTTCTATGGACCTCGTCAGCCCGACTGAAGCCGTGTTGTCATGGCTCTGTCGACGGACGGCGATGACCTGCCTGGTTGTCATAGGAACCAGGTGGGTCGTCGGACAGGgcccgcccctctccccctggtCAGATggcctgggggagaggggaactACTCTCACCGCTCTCTCCGGGAGACCGTCTCCATGACGACCATCCTACAGACCGGGTCAGACAGGTCGTCAAGGAGACCATCTCCATGACGACCATCCTACAGACCAGGTCAGACAGATCGTCAAGGAGACCATCTCCATGACGACCATCCTACAGACCGGGTCAGACAGGTCGTCAAGGAGACCATCTCCTGTCTCTGTTGtaaacggggaatgggttaacctagtgatagttagtgcttggcacctggttctatgaacatccttactgtacccacagagatatgttgttgtttctctttctaatgactaatggacttattgtaagtctctctggataaaagcttctgctgaatgtaaatgtgGTGTGAATATCAGAAGGTTGTGTCCTCTGAGGAGGTGTCATTACGTTCTGTGGTCTCTCTGCGGTTCAGTGCTTCAGACAGGACCACCTAGTTCTCGTGTTTTGGATTGCAGTGTCCCAGATTGGGCTGTGACGCAAACCCTTATCGAACCGCTCTCCCAGTGGTGCAGTGTTGAAGTTTTTATCCATGTTTCCTTTGCTTCATATCTTTGCTCCTGAATCACATGCTGAGTGGTGACTGGAATGCGTTTATACCGCGCTgctctaaccagtggccgctcaaagcgctttacagtatCGCCTCGCATTCACCCAAGGGCGAaggccagctggtcaggagcagtcagggtgaggtgtctcagggacacctttgcgctaggaggagccggggatcgaaccggcacCCTTCAGGTGACCAGTCAACCGCTCTGTAGGCCTGCTGGGTTCTGCCCCCGTCTCTTCACCGCTGTGCTCTGTTGAAAAGGTCTCTACCCACGCAcaactctcccccctccctctcccctctctcttcctctctcactctccctctcccctctcccctctccctctcccctctctctccctctcctccctctccccccccctctcctctctcctctcgcctccccctctctctccccctcccctcccttctccccctctcctcgcccctctctcccccctctcctctaagtccttctcccctctcccccctctccccctccgccgCTCCCGGCCTGACACCAGCGATAAGCTCTGCCCTGATTACAACGGCAcattcctctcccccctttgtTCCtgcaaagagtgtgtgtgtgtgtgtgtgtgtgtgtgtgtgtgtgtgtgtgtgtgtgtgtgtgtgtgtgtgtgtgtgtgtgtgtgtgtgtgtttctggtgacTCAGCAGCATAGCGTGTGTCTAATGACAGCGTTTATGTTCTCTTTAACCAGAGCCTCTAATTGTTCAATAGATGGTTGTAATATATGGAATCTagttctgtgtttatgtgtcgcCAAAGGCTTTGTTCCCCGTTGAGTGGACGATAAAGTTGTATCATATTGAAGGTTTAAACAAAAGGAGGCTTATCTCAGTGTTGTTGAGTGAGggttattaacacacacacacactcgctcactcactcactcactcactcactcactcactcactcactcactcactcactcactcacatacacttcCCTGATGTCCTCTCCTCAACTGGTCAGTTATCACCTGGATTCGCTCATTCATGTGATGAATGGGACAGCAGGTAACAGAGACCTGAGTGACCCACTTATGAGCTGAAGACTCAGTAGTACAGAACTATGTTCTATTAAGGTTATTAGATAGaggttatatattttatatatactatataccagtggaggcttctccattgaggagagggaggaagatcctccctaacattgttgagaataaaaaatgtagatgcccagactattgtaatgaattaatgcccttaaatatgactgctttattgcctttgaatatataatgttcgattccctgggtaaagggacattagcaccccctatcgcctattgacaattacttcagggaggaacgtcctccgtCATcctccgttcactcccattcatttccccgaaagtacttgcggccggtggataacatgggtttcaatgggagagaggaggaaagtcctcctctgagtgggtgggaccttaaggggtctgattcgcgcaaaaatctatccgtctgcgctatgaaccaataagcaggatccctggatgttgagcagtgttgccagattggtcagatttcccacccaatagggctacttttaaccatgttaggctggaaaaattataattcggcgggaaatctgcccaatctggcaacgctgtcgataacaaacccggtctgcattgccgcggtgctcagtcagagacgcagagcaagtgaaatctgcgatagcgagatcctaaatgcacaatggaaacattggaaacggaggacattgttaacgtcttattaaaaaaaagcattccattcattgagttacagtgctaagttagcgaccaaagaaagaggcagaccacttcccaaaatcaaggtgaccagaagtaatggcaacgtcagtgttgtgagtgctacatggtttgctaggtacgcatggcttactggtagcattacaagcaatcgactttattgctggccctgtttgcttATGAATAATagcaaatctccaacgtgggctgttcatggtttcactgatgtggaaaatcttgatagggcaaccaaacgccacgacAAGTGTCAAGATCACGTTGGTGAGCACCAACGTGATCTTGACACCCGTCGAGAtctaggcccaatgataggcccatatttttttatttacttttactaatCAATAGTAGGCatatttgactaatatgctttgcatcctttccttctcaaattacagtgatgccactggctttgtataaattgtattcacataactccctccctgctattttgtagttcaccaaaacaccttgaaacaacttgagtctcacattcttatgccaccatacaccaacagtgcaagcaggccaatggcaaccaagcgcgcagtccttcctccctcactttaaaaaccaccagccgccactgctatATACCATGATGGTTGGTATCAGTACTGAACAATGGCTTATTAAGGTTATTATATAGAAGttgtatattctatatatacagatctatatatctatatatatatatatatatatatatatatatatatatatatatgtgtgtgtgtgtgtgtgtgtgtgtgtgtgtgtgtgtgtgtgtgtgtgtgtgtgtgtgtgtgtgtgtgtgacacaagcctagtcctcacgattttgtcataaatgtacatatattcaatcagaaggattgcaaaaaaatcctgtttgatttgctcattcgacacgaatgagcacagcatcgagcagtggaaacgtgggtttatttactatgaagttcgtatttttaattgttgaaatgaaatcagcggtgacgagctagttgttttggtagcggctaaattagcatgtcgcgatactttgtacaggggatcacgtctgcgccgagtagatgcgcagagggttgaaacagcgcttgtccgatctgctcacaagaaggtttctttggccagttactgtgattaaacacgagttgtttaatgttcacaatgtatcgtttttcatggggaaaattagatgcgtccccgggacgcatggatagtgagtttagtgcgtcctttcagattttaatgcgtcagggacgcaggacgcgtacctagcaacatcactgtacTCTGATGGGTTAGCCAAGTCCAAAAAGAAACGTAGTAACTAAGCTAACTTGAACTACAGTAAAAATGGGAACATCTGTCGACCACTGGACCTGAATCACAGACGTGTGTGAAGGCTTCTCAGAGAAACACCAATACTTCTGTAATATCcacatccgtctctctctctctctctctctctctctctctctctctctctctctctctctctctctctctctctctctctctctctctctctctctctctctctctctctctctcctccctccctactccttctctcctctcctccccccctccctactccctctcctcctctctctctcttcctcctccccctctctcctctcttctctcctcccctctcctctcctcctctctcccccctccctctcctctctccctctcctcctctctctattcctcctctcctctctctcctctcctccaccaccccctcccctcctctcctcccccctctctctctctctctctctctctctctctctctctggctgatGGTGAACAAAGATATCTGACAAGAAGATGGAAAGTACCCATCCCTTgttaaacacacccacacacacacacagcccaccggTCCACATTCCTGCTGTGAGGAATGTTCTGCTCCCAGGTCATCCTGCGTTCACCAGAGAGGCTGACCTCCTATGGGGGGTGGGTCTGACAGTTCTGTTCAGCTCATAATTTCATAGTTTGTTTTTAATCTGTTTTGCTTGTTGTTACCGTTTCCTCGTTCATGATCCGCATTGAGGTGATAGATGGTTGTGGAAATCCCAGTTGTTGCAATACGAAGGTGTGGACACCTTTGGCCCTTAGCTTTGGCCCTTACCCTCGGCCTTTACCCTCGGCCCTTACCCTCGGCCTTTACCCTCGGCCCTTACCCTCGGCCCTTACCCTCGGCCCCTACCCTCGGCCCTTACCCTCGGCCCTTACCCTCGGCCCTTACCCTCGGCCCTTACCCTCGGCCCCTACCCTCGGCCCTTACCCTCGGCCCCTACCCTCGGCCCTTACCCTCGGCCCTTACCCTCGGCCCCTACTCTTGGCCCTTACCTTTGCCCCTTACCTTTGGCCCTTACCCTCGGCCCTTACCCTCGGCCCTTACCCTCGGCCCTTACCCTCGGACCCTACCCTCGGCCTTTACCTTCGGCCCTTACCCTCGGCCCCTACCCTCTGCCCTTATCCTCGGCCCTTACCCTCGGCCCTTACCTTTGGCCCTTACCTTTGGCCCTTACCCTCGGCCTTTACCCTCGGCCCTTACCTTTGGCCATTACCCTCGGCCCTTACCCTCGGCCCTTACCCTTGGTCCCTATCCTTTGCCCCTACCCTTGGCCCTTACCTTTGGTCTTTACCCTCGGCCCTTACCTTTGGCCCTTAGCTTTGGCCCTTACCCTCGGCCCTTAGCTTCGGCCCTTAGCTTTGGCCCTTACCCTTGGCCCTTACCCTTTGCCCTTACCCTTGGCCGGCACATTTCTACCTCCTGGTACATACCTCGTGCTGATGATTAAGTCTCACCATccctgaaacggtctgttcagCTCATAATTTCATAGTTTGTTTTTAATCTGTTTTGCTTGTTGTTACCGTTTCCTCGTTCATGATCCGCATTAAGGTGATAGATGGTTGTGGAAATCCCAGTTGTTGCAATACGAAGGTGTGGACACCTTTGGCCCTTAGCTTTGGCCCTTACCCTCGGCCTTTACCCTCGGCCCCTACCCTCGGCCCTTACCCTCGGCCCTTACCCTCGGCCCCTACTCTTGGCCCTTACCTTTGGCCCTTACCTTTGGCCCTTACCCTCGGCCCTTACCCTCGGCCCTTTCCCTGGGCCCTTACCCTCGGACCCTACCCTCGGCCTTTACCTTCGGCCCTTACCCTCGGCCCCTACCCTCTGCCCTTATCCTCGGCATTTACCCTCGGCCCTTACCCTTGGTCCCTATCCTTTGCCCCTACCCTTGGCCCTTACCTTTGGTCTTTACCCTCGGCCCTTACCTTTGGCCCTTAGCTTTGGCCCTTACCCTCGGCCCTTAGCTTTGGCCCTTAGCTTTGGCCCTTACCCTTGGCCCTTAGCTTTGGCCCTTACCCTTGGCCCTTACCCTTTGCCCTTACCCTTGGCCGGCACATTTCTACCTCCTGGTACATACCTCGTGCTGATGATTAAGTCTCACCATCCCTGAAACGTTGtgtctccccatcctcctcctcctccacctcttcatcctcgtcaccccccccccccccccccagggaggaggaggaggaggaggaggaggaggaggaggtgatcaTGGTGGACGTGGCGTCCTCTCCGGCGTGCGCCGCGCCCTCAGACAGCGAGGTGCACGTCGCTCGCAGCTTCCTCACCAAGATCCTGAGGAGCTCCATGAGGTACAGGTCACATGACCACGGTACCacaggtcacatgaccccccctaCCCATAAGACACCTCTAGAAGGTCCATGAGGGACTGCAGGTCACATGACCCCTAGTCTACCCATCAgccacctctcctccctgtgGTGTTTCCTTGTGTCTTGTTGCCGTAGAAACCCCGACGTTAGCACTTAGCTTGTTGTGGCTAGCAGCTGTAGTGTGGAGCTCTGTTGGACCGTCTGGATGGGGATTTGAACCGTCGACCTCTGTGCTGGGGACGATGTGCTCCGTCCCCTGagtgctctgattggttaatgCCTAGTTGTAGTTAAACAGTATCAACTCCCCAGCCCTCCCAGTATCCAGGTCTGTGTCTACCTGAGAATAACTCTGACTGTCTGGTGAGTTGTGTTGGTTGGTCCCTTGTGTTGTCAGTTAATGAGTGTTTTGTTTAGTTTAGCAATATAAGCTTAACTCCTCCCACCATAGCTGATTAAGCtttttatatctctctctctgtctatgtgtgtgtgtgtgtgtctctctctctctctctctgtctctctccctctttgtctctgtctctctatctctctgtctctctgtctttctgtcgctctctgtctctgtctctgtctgtctctcttgtctctctctctctgtctctgtctttctctcgctctatctctctctctctctctctgtctctgtctctatctctctctctctttgtctccgtctctctctctctgtctctgtatctgtctctctttgtctctgtctctgtttctctcgctCATTGTGAATCTTTTTAAAATACTTATTATTCTCTCCATGCCTCTCAGGAAGAATCGCTTCAAGGGGTAGGTCCAGTTTTATATCTAACGAGAGAACAGCTCTCTGCTACTGCCAGTCATGTGACGACAGCTCAGTCAAATGACCTCATTACATACAATCGATTCAAACACAATAGATTGTCTGATTAAGTGTTCCTCCCAGGACGCATCACGTTAATGTGTTCGCTAAAGATATCGGTTAGTAAAGGAGTGTGACACCTGACAACTAACTAAAAGATAACTTAACCCACAGCCACACttaataaatatgtgtgtggtCCTTAACCCTTAATGAATGGGTGTGGTCCTTAACccttaatgaatgtgtgtggtcCTTAACCCTTAATGAATGGGTGTGGTCCTTAACccttaatgaatgtgtgtggtcCTTAACccttaatgaatgtgtgtggtcCTTAACccttaatgaatgtgtgtggtcCTTAACCcttgatgaatgtgtgtgtgatccttAACCCTTAATGAATGGGTGTGGTCCTTAACccttaatgaatgtgtgtggtcCTTAACCCTTAATTAATGTGTGTGGTCCTTAACccttaatgaatgtgtgtggtcCTTAACCcataatgaatgtgtgtgtggtccttaacccttaatgaatgtgtgtggtcCTTAACCcttaatgaatgtgtgtatggtcCTTAACccttaatgaatgtgtgtggtcCTTAACCCTTAATGAATGCGTGTGGTCCTTAACccttaatgaatgtgtgtggtcCTTAACccttaatgaatgtgtgtggtcCTTAACccttaatgaatgtgtgtggtcCTTAACccttaatgaatgtgtgtggtcCTCAACccttaatgaatgtgtgtgtggtccttaaCTCCTCAGGAGGGATGAGGCCGCCTCCCGCACCCCGTCCTGGCAGACCTCCAGGCTGAGCCAGGACCCCCCCGACCCcaaagtgccccccccccccgtctggcAGCCCCTGCATGAGACCAGGTGAGGGTCTGGTTGGGACCAGGTGAGGGTCTGATTGGGACCAGGTGAGGGTCTGGTTGGGACCAGGTGAGGGTCTGGTTGGACCAGGTGAGGGTCTGGTTGGACCAGGTGAGGGTCTGGTTAGACCAGGTGAGGGTCTGGGTGGACCAGGTGAGGGTCTGGTTGAGGGTCTGGTTGGACCAGGTGAGGGTCTGGTTGGACCAGGTGAGGGTCTGGGTGGACCAGGTGAGGGTCTGGTTGAGGGTCTGGTTGGGACCAGGTAGGGTGAACCGCCCTTATTTGCTCCTTAGCGACCGGTCACTGACCAATCACTGACAGGCCTGGCTGATTAACTCTTTAGTAATTAACCCTGgatgctgacctctgacctccccctCTGACCCCACAGGCCCAGAGAGGTTCCGGGCCCCGGGGGCCCCACAAGCCAGCGCTGCCCCTCCATGGAGAGACCGGACCGCCCCAGAGACCCCTACCAGTCCGGCCCCCTTCCCCCAAACGCCCTTGACCCCCCGCCTGGGGGGCCCCCCTCCAGGGCCCCTGACCCCGGGTGGCCCCCCTCCAGGGACTCCGGCTTCAGCTGCTTCTCGGGGTCCTCCAGCCCCCCCGAGCCCGACCACGCCTTCCTCCCGCCCCGCCGGGGCCCCTGTTCCGAGGACATGTTCTTCAAGGGCCCGCCCAGCGAGGGGGCCCCCGGCCCGGCGGAGCGCCCCCCCTGGTACCTGCAGCCGGCCCTGGGGACCAGAGGCTGGGAGCGGCCTCGCGCCGAGGACCGGGGGCCCGtcccggggggccgggggggcgcaGGGCCCCTGTGGCAGGTCCCGGAGAGGagccggccccggggcccccccccgccgctggCCCCCCCGCAGCGCAACGACAGCTTCGCGGCCACCAGGGTGTTCCCCTACGTCGACAGGCCCCTCGCCCACCGGCGGGGCCCCGGCGGCCGGCCGGAGGaggggccccccggggccaAGGACCTCCTCCGCCCGGAcgtggccccgggcccccgtcCCGGACGCCTGCCCCCCCCAGGCCGGCTTTTCTCCAGCTCCAGCACCGACGTGCGTCAGGGGGGCCCCTCCTACGCGGCCCTACTGGCCCGGCACCACAGGGGCCACAGCGACGagacccccctgcccccccggggcccggggcccccccgGACCTCGTTGCCGCAGAGCGTGGGGAGCTACTACCGCAGCCTGCAGGACATCCCGGCCGACGCCCGCCGGCTCCCCGGGGCCCCCGCCGCGCTCTCGGCTTTGGGGGCCTTGCTGGACCCCGTCCCGGGGAGCGGGGGCCCGGTCCGGTACGGCGGCCCCCcggccagggggggggcggtggaagACCCCCGGAAAGACCCCGgctcggccccgcccccgtcccaGACCCCCTGCTTGGACCCCCAGGGCCGCGGACCCCCCTCAGGTCAGGGGGAGGGCGGTCCCCCaaaaacccccggaaccccggACCCCTGGGTCCCTCAGGAGGACCGCCGCATCTCCCGGACCAGgacccccttcctgcactcccTGGCCCAGGAGGGCCGCGCCCTGCTACCGAGGGACTCGGTCGTCGCCGGCGGCAATGCCCCGCCCGCCACGGAGACTGGGAGGCCCGGGAGCCTGGTCGCTAGGCAACCGCAGGCAGCTTCCGTCGGCAACCCCTCAAGTGAACCCCGGGGCCCCGGCTCTGGTCTGGGGGCCCCCGGCATAGGGGCCGGTCTGGGGGCCCCTCCTTCCGGGGCCAATCTGATGGTCCCCGGCTCCGGTCTGGGGTTCCCCGGCTCCGGGACGGGGGGCCCCAGGCCGGTCCGCAGGGGGCAACGCTATGCCACCGCCCTGAGACAGCAGGTCCAGACGAAGAGGGCCCAGCTGCTGAAGAGCCGCAGCGCCGCTCCCCTGACCTgtgaggggcaggggggggggcaggaggaggaggagggggggcacgaggggcaggaggggcaggggaccacctccgcctgctcctcctcctacaaGGACCACCTGAAGGAGGCGCAGGCCCGCGTGCTGCAGGCCACCTCCTTCCAGAGGCGGGACCTGGGGCCGCCGGGCCCCGATGGgagggccccccccctgccggCCCAGGTCGGGCGCCAGAGGCGGCCCCCCCGGAGGGTGCACTCCTTCTCCGAGCCGGACAAGATGGACCGGGTTGGCCGGGGGGAGGAGTCccgcgggggggaggggggcgggaggaggTCGGCCTTCGCCAGACCCCTCCTCAAGACCGGACCGCGGGGGTCCACAGCAGACCCCCGCGGTGAGGCCGGGCCGGGACTGGACCGGGGGACCTCTGCGTCCCGGGACGTGGACACCGGGGTCCCGGTCCAGCCTCTGCGGGACCGGGACCAGAGGCTCGGGACCTTCGCTGAGTACCAGGCCACCTGGACCTCCGCCAGGAGGCCGGCGGGGGTCCCGGCCAAGGGGAGGTACCGGTCCGCAGAGGACATCCTGGACCCCCAGCCCGACCACGCCGCCGCCACCTGCGTCCACGAGCGGTCGCGCTCGTCGCCCTCGGCGGACCTCTGCTTGTCCACGGTGAGTCGGGCTGTTACCGCTTCGGGGTCCATGAGGCTTCCCTCTGTCCTGTCCGCGTGCTGATCTCCTCTTGTTCCCCCAGAAGGGCTCTGGTCCCTGGGGAGACGCCGGGAACCCGGCCGGGACCACACTGCACGACGCCCCGCAAGGCAGCTGGCCCCACGGGTGAGTCCGGATCTCTCTAGACCCCTTAGAGACCGCTTAGAGACCCCTTAGAGACCAGCAGGGTCTCTGAGGACTACTCAGAGAGTTTGATGGAGACTCATCAATCTTTGAAGAGTCTCCTTATAGTTTGAGTCCTTTGGGCTGGACCTGAGCCCTCAGTGGATGGATTAAAGTTCAAGACCGCCCCGTTTCAGTCTGTAGAGTCATTGTAGGACCGACAGGATGAATACGGACGTAAACCAGAAAGGTCAGCAGGGCTTTGGGTTTGACCTGAGAACAGTCGGCCAGTTTCCCTCGTGTTTGGTTTAGACGTTCGGCGTCACATGAATCCCATGATTCATCCTGCAGAGGATTTATATTCACTGTGGTGTGCGGCCTGGATTCCAGTGTGGTGTGTCAGCGATGTGGCCTGAAGGACGTGTCAGTCAGTCTGACATGGGAACTGTGAGGGAGGAATGTGGTTTCTAGGTGATGTATTTGAAACGTCTCTGTGAGCCTCGTTGTGTAGTTAGGTTTCCAGGGAGAGGAAAGGTTGAGGGTCTGACTTTAAGACTCGGGGCCAGCTGTCCCAGACCAGTGCGTCCTAGGCCTAGACTTGTCCGGTGAACTCTGACCCTGCGGTCAGACAATGGACCGAAGCCCTCGACGGGGAGGTTGTCCGAGTTGACCAATGTTTAGAAATGAAACCGAGCTAAATGTGGACGTTTAGAAGCCGTGCGTCagtctgctggtctggttaaACCTTTAGACTGCAACGAGGGAACCTTAATGACTGTTACAGTTACAGgtactcctgtgtgtgtattcctgtgtgtgtgtgtcgtcctgAGTGTGACTTCCTGTGTGTCGTCCTGAGTGTGACTTCCTGTGTGTCGTCCTCAGTgtgacttcctgtgtgtgtctggtttcaGGTCTCTGGGCGCCGCCGCAGCGCTGCAGTCCTCAGAGCcagaggccccgcccacccccctcGACCacgcccccagccccgccccctcgtcgcccctgcccccccgcccccccctggaggagcccccccccaggtgagctGCTCAGAGGGGCTTCAGCTTCATGGGTTTACTCTGTTGTCATGATGCCCTGCCTGTTGACGCTCCATCACCTGTTGCCACGGTTACAGGCCCTGTCAGCCCCCCATGTGTCAGATACTTGTTGTTGTTCCATGATGTATTGAGTACCTTTCACCTTTGACCCCTCCCCTAGAGAGGAGGCGGGACCCTGTGAGGGCAGCCCCCCCACCAGGACGGCCCCCGTGAGGATCGTCCAATCAGAGTGCTCGGAGCGGGAGGGCCGGGcctacctgccccccccccagcagcagacctccaccacctcctcctccaaccccctccctgGTCCCCCGACCCCACCCAGCCTGggccctccacccctcccctcccccgcatcctcctcctccctcttcagcGTATAcacccgccctcctcctcctccttcacctccaacCTTGGTCcagcccacccccacccagacgGGGGCTCTGGTGGTCTGCCctagaggaggtgaaggaggaggaggtggtggtgatggaggaggtgatggtgaaggaggtggtggtgatggtaaagg
The Gadus morhua chromosome 7, gadMor3.0, whole genome shotgun sequence DNA segment above includes these coding regions:
- the LOC115547873 gene encoding protein Shroom2 isoform X3 yields the protein MVDVASSPACAAPSDSEVHVARSFLTKILRSSMRKNRFKGRDEAASRTPSWQTSRLSQDPPDPKVPPPPVWQPLHETRPREVPGPGGPTSQRCPSMERPDRPRDPYQSGPLPPNALDPPPGGPPSRAPDPGWPPSRDSGFSCFSGSSSPPEPDHAFLPPRRGPCSEDMFFKGPPSEGAPGPAERPPWYLQPALGTRGWERPRAEDRGPVPGGRGGAGPLWQVPERSRPRGPPPPLAPPQRNDSFAATRVFPYVDRPLAHRRGPGGRPEEGPPGAKDLLRPDVAPGPRPGRLPPPGRLFSSSSTDVRQGGPSYAALLARHHRGHSDETPLPPRGPGPPRTSLPQSVGSYYRSLQDIPADARRLPGAPAALSALGALLDPVPGSGGPVRYGGPPARGGAVEDPRKDPGSAPPPSQTPCLDPQGRGPPSGQGEGGPPKTPGTPDPWVPQEDRRISRTRTPFLHSLAQEGRALLPRDSVVAGGNAPPATETGRPGSLVARQPQAASVGNPSSEPRGPGSGLGAPGIGAGLGAPPSGANLMVPGSGLGFPGSGTGGPRPVRRGQRYATALRQQVQTKRAQLLKSRSAAPLTCEGQGGGQEEEEGGHEGQEGQGTTSACSSSYKDHLKEAQARVLQATSFQRRDLGPPGPDGRAPPLPAQVGRQRRPPRRVHSFSEPDKMDRVGRGEESRGGEGGGRRSAFARPLLKTGPRGSTADPRGEAGPGLDRGTSASRDVDTGVPVQPLRDRDQRLGTFAEYQATWTSARRPAGVPAKGRYRSAEDILDPQPDHAAATCVHERSRSSPSADLCLSTKGSGPWGDAGNPAGTTLHDAPQGSWPHGSLGAAAALQSSEPEAPPTPLDHAPSPAPSSPLPPRPPLEEPPPREEAGPCEGSPPTRTAPVRIVQSECSEREGRAYLPPPQQQTSTTSSSNPLPGPPTPPSLGPPPLPSPASSSSLFSVYTRPPPPPSPPTLVQPTPTQTGALVVCPRGGEGGGGGGDGGGDGEGGGGDGKGGGGGGGGGEGGDGGDGGEGEGGGGGDGGGGGEEEEAQRERLCQAIGVRDRALAEVLDRRGMRTTMDLMEGLFPQEGPPRDQRRRGPMGPRPAAEDPPGPLVPSSSYYSTSAPKAELLIRMKDILLEEEPEEQGEEPDQQDLVLKKRALILSLAQKLSVLREARLGLQEELQQNEALGREVEAGVQRLCPPHQLDKFRMFVGDLDKVVSLLLSLAGRLARTEIALGAAGEGAPDTGERRTLEEKRLLLLRQHADALELKANLDRRECVVSRVMEARLDPGALEDYRHHVRMKGALATERRLLDDRLKLGAEQLACLMDSLPPDQRPLLGALDPGPRWV
- the LOC115547873 gene encoding protein Shroom2 isoform X1 — its product is MTWLKEVDRWPGGTRDPDRDQGDPDLQGELVQVVLEGGSPWGFTLKGGREHRERLIITKVEAGPGAGGLQVGDEVVQVGGVPLGGWRQEAIAMVKSAQRTLVLGVRRRDEAASRTPSWQTSRLSQDPPDPKVPPPPVWQPLHETRPREVPGPGGPTSQRCPSMERPDRPRDPYQSGPLPPNALDPPPGGPPSRAPDPGWPPSRDSGFSCFSGSSSPPEPDHAFLPPRRGPCSEDMFFKGPPSEGAPGPAERPPWYLQPALGTRGWERPRAEDRGPVPGGRGGAGPLWQVPERSRPRGPPPPLAPPQRNDSFAATRVFPYVDRPLAHRRGPGGRPEEGPPGAKDLLRPDVAPGPRPGRLPPPGRLFSSSSTDVRQGGPSYAALLARHHRGHSDETPLPPRGPGPPRTSLPQSVGSYYRSLQDIPADARRLPGAPAALSALGALLDPVPGSGGPVRYGGPPARGGAVEDPRKDPGSAPPPSQTPCLDPQGRGPPSGQGEGGPPKTPGTPDPWVPQEDRRISRTRTPFLHSLAQEGRALLPRDSVVAGGNAPPATETGRPGSLVARQPQAASVGNPSSEPRGPGSGLGAPGIGAGLGAPPSGANLMVPGSGLGFPGSGTGGPRPVRRGQRYATALRQQVQTKRAQLLKSRSAAPLTCEGQGGGQEEEEGGHEGQEGQGTTSACSSSYKDHLKEAQARVLQATSFQRRDLGPPGPDGRAPPLPAQVGRQRRPPRRVHSFSEPDKMDRVGRGEESRGGEGGGRRSAFARPLLKTGPRGSTADPRGEAGPGLDRGTSASRDVDTGVPVQPLRDRDQRLGTFAEYQATWTSARRPAGVPAKGRYRSAEDILDPQPDHAAATCVHERSRSSPSADLCLSTKGSGPWGDAGNPAGTTLHDAPQGSWPHGSLGAAAALQSSEPEAPPTPLDHAPSPAPSSPLPPRPPLEEPPPREEAGPCEGSPPTRTAPVRIVQSECSEREGRAYLPPPQQQTSTTSSSNPLPGPPTPPSLGPPPLPSPASSSSLFSVYTRPPPPPSPPTLVQPTPTQTGALVVCPRGGEGGGGGGDGGGDGEGGGGDGKGGGGGGGGGEGGDGGDGGEGEGGGGGDGGGGGEEEEAQRERLCQAIGVRDRALAEVLDRRGMRTTMDLMEGLFPQEGPPRDQRRRGPMGPRPAAEDPPGPLVPSSSYYSTSAPKAELLIRMKDILLEEEPEEQGEEPDQQDLVLKKRALILSLAQKLSVLREARLGLQEELQQNEALGREVEAGVQRLCPPHQLDKFRMFVGDLDKVVSLLLSLAGRLARTEIALGAAGEGAPDTGERRTLEEKRLLLLRQHADALELKANLDRRECVVSRVMEARLDPGALEDYRHHVRMKGALATERRLLDDRLKLGAEQLACLMDSLPPDQRPLLGALDPGPRWV